The DNA window GCCGATATTCTGGAAGAATTTGACCAAAAACACCTGGTCATGGTATTCCGTCTTCTGGCGAAAGAAGAGGCGGCAGAAACCTTTACCTACATGAACAGCGACATGAGAGAGCTTCTGATCAATGCCCTGACGGACTCCGAGCTGGAAGAAGTCATGGAAGAAATGTATCTGGACGATACGGTAGACGTTTTGGAAGAGATGCCGGCAAACGTAGTGGACAGACTGCTTCTTGCCACAGATGAGGAGACCAGGACCCAGATCAATCAGCTGCTTCAGTATCCGGAGGACAGCGCCGGAAGCGTGATGAATGTGGATTACATCGCGCTTAGGAAAGAGATGACAGTGGCGGAATCCATCCTGAAGATACGGCAGGTGGGAATTAATAAGGAGACCATCTATACCTGTTATGTGACGGAGAAGCGGAAGCTGATCGGACAGGTTGATGTGAAAGAACTGCTGACTACCAGCGAGTCTAAGACTATCGAAGAGATTATGGAGACCAATCTTCTGTACGCCCATACTACGGATGATCAGGAAGATGTGGCAAAGACTATTAATAAGTACGGACTGATCGCTCTTCCGATTGTAGATCATGAGTTCTGTATGGTGGGAATCGTAACGGTAGACGACGCCATGGCAGTATTACAGGAAGAAACAACGGAAGATATCAGTATCATGGCCGGTGTCAGCCCTAGCGAAGAGTCCTACTTTGGAACAACGATCCTGGAACATGTGAAAAGCCGTCTTCCCTGGCTGTTATTCCTTATGCTGTCCGCAACGGTGACGCAGATGATCATGAACAGTTACGAAGCGGCGCTTGCGGTCATGCCGCAGCTTGCGGGATTTATCCCCATGCTGACGGGAACTGGAGGAAACTGCGGTTCCCAGAGTTCCACCCTGGTGATCCGGGGACTGGCGGTTGGAGAGATTGAATTTGCGGATCTTTTGAAAGTAATCTGGAAAGAAGTACGGATCGCTGTCTGTATCAGCGTGGTCCTGGCCGTGGTGAACGGTGTGAGGATCGTTGTGATGGGACAAGGAGACGCGCTGATGGCCCTGACGATCGGCATCACCATGGCCTGTACGGTAGTGATCGCCAAAGTGGTGGGATGTACCCTGCCTTTGATCGCCAAGAGAGTGGGATTGGATCCGGCGATCATGGCGACTCCCCTGATCTCTACCCTGGTGGATATCAGCACCATCAGCGTATATTTCGCGATCGTAAGCTATGTATTCCATCTGTGAGAAAAGATATATTTGAGAAGAAGGCAGAGAGTATGTTCTGGCAGGAGGCTAGGAGACATGGCAGTAACATATAGGGAATTGCTGGGGACAAGGTACTTTAGGAAATTTAGGGTAGAGGCGGGAACCAAGGGACTGGAGAAAAAGATCGGCCTAGTTCTTACCTGTGAGGAAGCATTGAGTGATAAAAACAGCTATGTGTTTTTATGCAAGATGTCTTATCATCAAAAAGAAATTTCCCTGGATTTTGTTCGGGAGA is part of the Lachnospiraceae bacterium KGMB03038 genome and encodes:
- the mgtE gene encoding magnesium transporter, with product MLENRQYKELKEELENNMYPVDLADILEEFDQKHLVMVFRLLAKEEAAETFTYMNSDMRELLINALTDSELEEVMEEMYLDDTVDVLEEMPANVVDRLLLATDEETRTQINQLLQYPEDSAGSVMNVDYIALRKEMTVAESILKIRQVGINKETIYTCYVTEKRKLIGQVDVKELLTTSESKTIEEIMETNLLYAHTTDDQEDVAKTINKYGLIALPIVDHEFCMVGIVTVDDAMAVLQEETTEDISIMAGVSPSEESYFGTTILEHVKSRLPWLLFLMLSATVTQMIMNSYEAALAVMPQLAGFIPMLTGTGGNCGSQSSTLVIRGLAVGEIEFADLLKVIWKEVRIAVCISVVLAVVNGVRIVVMGQGDALMALTIGITMACTVVIAKVVGCTLPLIAKRVGLDPAIMATPLISTLVDISTISVYFAIVSYVFHL